One genomic window of Gimesia chilikensis includes the following:
- the uvrA gene encoding excinuclease ABC subunit UvrA encodes MSQKDIIITGAREHNLRNVSVQLPRNRLIVMTGVSGSGKSSLAFDTLYAEGQRRYVESLSSYARQFLGQMPKPEVDSISGLAPSISIQQKMSGRNPRSTVGTITEIYDYLRVLFARVGQGYCEKCGKPITSQSSERIIDSIGLMPDKTRYSILAPLIQQQKGEYKDLFEDLLKQGFLRARVDGRMVQLSDQLQLDRQMRHTIEVVIDRLVAGKVSRSRLAESVELALKMSNGTLIVVEEVSSKSQPGQQETDQPAPEKLYSSRYACADCGISYEPPTPQLFSFNSPLGMCGECNGLGMRYDFPLDAILSSETKSIQKGAFELLGPLSKVGKWRRHIYQGVARSIERDLKMPEDSFLKTPWNELPEAAKQQFLFGTGERNITFSWRHSGGVWKHGGTWDGYVEELLESYRKTSNPMRRKQLEKYMDFVQCSSCQGTRLNSQARHVRIASLSYAEKEDKDPVTRTLPEVCAFSIEEAAHFFETLDLDQTGLLIAEEVLKEIRGRLGFLLRCGLNYLTLDRTAPTLSGGESQRIRLAGQIGCGLVGVVYILDEPSIGLHPRDNTMLLESLCDLRDQGNTVIVVEHDEETMRAADHIVDFGPGPGVRGGYIVAEGSYQNVLKAKESVTAAFLSGKEKIEIPETRRKLVKKESLHIKGAKHHNLKDIDVRIPTKGVICVTGVSGSGKSSLINDILWPVLNKKVNKGKGNPGEHQKVTGLELIDKAIDIDQSPIGRTPRSNPATYVKVFDLIRDLYAKLPDSRMRGYKAGRFSFNVPGGRCEACEGHGANKLEMDFLADVWVPCPVCEGRRFHHETLEIRYKGASIAEVLDMDIQQAIEHFQNVPKILKLLESLHDVGLDYLKLGQPSPTLSGGEAQRVKLARELGKRSTGNTFYLLDEPTTGLHFADVKLLLKVLHHLADAGNTVLVVEHHLDVIKTADWVIDLGPEGGEGGGRILIEGTPEEVAACPWSYTGLALKEQTDLVPAKPPAKARGRQTLTLNNPHHRWQSAVPKSNGASPKDSREITIRGAGQHNLQNLDVQITRDQMNVFCGPSGSGKSSLAMDTLYAEGQRRYVESLSAYARQFLGQMPKPKFEHIHGLSPAIAIEQKTTGHSPRSTVGTVTEIYDYLRVLYARLGKMYCPDCDVPVETQTTDEVIQRILDMEEGTKLLILAPVDINVGQAYDTLWEKLNTQGFRRVRIDGTTYRLEDVPDIDRRRRHEVEVVIDRITVAAKNRSRIADSVESALALGEGLMYACYCEDDVPEPEWDFETFSLYYFCEQCGQSFEELTPHNYSFNSPLGWCEYCEGLGTELGTNLSELIPDPNRSLGEAAVAAWPDPRTNAAFAQTLEAIARQFRIPLDVPFNQLTVKQQRVILYGDEERWIPLDESGKIQFQFKGLYPAIEEASRLSFAFRSRLHEMTGEVPCSVCNGSRLRTDAAAVRFQGKTIGQFCDLPLQAALGFIKQAKLNKREKQIAGDLIKEATSRLQFLVDVGLDYLTLSRPLPTLSGGESQRIRLAGQVGRSLTGVLYVLDEPTIGLHPRDNTRLINTLKKLRDIGNTIVMVEHDREVLEASDRLYDFGPGAGRFGGTIVGKGSPKQLKRSKKSMTGQYLADQRTIAIPSERRVIYEKQGKADVPLSPTGHWLELTGARHHNLQSVDLQIPLGSFTCITGVSGSGKSSLIEETLARAVTKKLHRAKEAPGPYQDLLGLDQINKAIIVDQRPLGNTPASNPATYTGVFDQIRELFSRLPEAKVRGYQPGRFSFNRSGGRCEDCEGNGQRCIEMHFLPDVWVTCETCNGKRYNQETLSVKYKGKSIADVLEMSIGEVAELFSNIPAIRRTMETLCAIGLDYLTLGQSAPTLSGGESQRVKLAAELARPNTGKTLYLLDEPTTGLHFDDIAKLLKVLNSLVELGNTVIVIEHNLDVIKTADWLVDVGPEAGSGGGQIIAAGTPEKLVEHAKAYQKQTKSRSKRKSKQPVLLRSYTGEILQPILASGQRTEREVFDAQSLGEKQEGDLDLKQIGRDAQMPWQQDGRRWHTQDHVSLSGAACQWEGAALESIIDFIENKDGFGEINWNHRSIVEVNGPVKKQGWFLHANTGDEWLLRLSFRVKRNTFQQEPLREQLALKSLDDLDELPIYGRSNRVRVKNLKGPWQEVTLTIHWLEEIETPAFQEFLETAAESFLGLIHREEIKPDEIMPWKVLKKKWHLSRKGFPNNKRVAWDPELLESLFEVLEKTYADSSIQWDSKSLVNFVQAGKRKPFLTIHTKRREGVDVTFRAADGEITLGKIADLGSEREIKTDSRGNEQARIRFTKSAQVESKAFQQLLKSVSD; translated from the coding sequence ATGTCACAAAAAGATATCATCATTACCGGTGCCCGTGAGCACAACCTGCGGAATGTCAGTGTGCAGCTGCCCCGCAATCGCCTGATCGTCATGACGGGCGTCAGTGGTTCGGGTAAAAGCTCACTCGCCTTCGATACACTCTACGCGGAAGGGCAGCGGCGATACGTCGAATCGCTCTCCAGCTATGCCCGGCAGTTCCTCGGGCAGATGCCCAAACCCGAGGTCGACTCCATTTCGGGACTGGCACCCTCCATCTCGATTCAACAGAAGATGAGCGGTCGCAACCCGCGCAGTACTGTCGGCACCATCACCGAAATCTATGACTATCTCCGCGTGCTCTTCGCCCGGGTCGGACAGGGCTACTGTGAAAAGTGCGGCAAGCCGATCACGTCGCAGAGCAGCGAGCGGATTATCGATTCCATCGGCCTGATGCCGGATAAGACCCGCTATTCGATTCTGGCGCCGCTCATCCAGCAGCAGAAAGGGGAATACAAAGACCTCTTCGAAGACCTGCTCAAACAGGGCTTTCTGCGGGCCCGTGTCGACGGACGCATGGTCCAGCTCTCCGATCAGCTGCAACTCGATCGCCAGATGCGGCACACCATCGAAGTGGTCATCGATCGCCTGGTCGCCGGCAAAGTCAGTCGCTCCCGACTGGCCGAATCGGTCGAGCTGGCACTTAAAATGTCGAATGGTACATTGATCGTCGTTGAGGAAGTCTCATCAAAATCGCAGCCGGGACAGCAGGAGACAGACCAGCCCGCCCCCGAAAAACTCTACAGCTCGCGCTACGCTTGTGCCGATTGTGGCATCAGCTACGAACCACCCACACCGCAGCTCTTCAGTTTCAACAGTCCGCTCGGGATGTGCGGCGAATGTAACGGGCTCGGAATGCGGTACGACTTTCCGCTGGATGCGATTCTCTCCAGCGAGACAAAGTCGATTCAAAAGGGGGCCTTCGAACTGCTGGGGCCCTTGAGCAAAGTCGGCAAGTGGCGACGGCATATCTATCAGGGCGTCGCCCGTTCCATCGAACGCGACCTGAAAATGCCGGAAGACAGTTTCCTCAAAACCCCCTGGAATGAACTTCCCGAGGCGGCAAAGCAGCAGTTCCTGTTTGGAACGGGGGAGCGGAACATCACATTCAGCTGGCGTCATTCCGGCGGGGTCTGGAAGCACGGCGGCACCTGGGACGGTTATGTCGAAGAGCTGCTGGAAAGCTATCGTAAAACCAGTAACCCGATGCGGCGGAAACAGCTCGAAAAATATATGGATTTCGTGCAGTGCTCCAGTTGTCAGGGGACCCGGCTCAACTCACAGGCGCGACACGTCCGGATTGCCTCGCTCAGTTATGCCGAAAAGGAAGATAAGGACCCGGTCACCAGAACGCTGCCGGAAGTCTGTGCCTTCAGCATCGAAGAGGCCGCCCATTTCTTCGAAACGCTGGACCTCGATCAGACCGGCCTGCTGATCGCAGAAGAAGTTCTCAAAGAAATCCGCGGGCGACTCGGCTTTCTGCTGCGCTGCGGACTGAATTACCTGACCCTCGATCGGACTGCACCGACTCTTTCAGGCGGAGAAAGCCAGCGGATCCGACTCGCCGGTCAGATTGGCTGTGGACTGGTCGGCGTGGTCTACATTCTCGATGAACCTTCTATCGGTCTGCATCCCCGCGACAACACGATGCTGCTGGAAAGTCTCTGCGATCTTCGCGATCAGGGCAATACCGTCATCGTGGTCGAGCATGATGAAGAGACGATGCGGGCTGCAGACCATATTGTGGACTTCGGTCCCGGCCCCGGGGTACGGGGAGGCTACATCGTCGCGGAAGGCTCTTATCAGAATGTCCTCAAAGCCAAAGAGAGTGTGACAGCCGCCTTCCTGTCGGGCAAAGAGAAAATCGAAATCCCGGAAACCCGTCGCAAGCTGGTCAAAAAAGAATCGCTCCACATCAAAGGCGCCAAGCATCATAACCTGAAAGACATCGATGTGCGGATTCCCACGAAAGGGGTGATCTGCGTGACCGGCGTCAGTGGATCGGGCAAGAGCTCTCTGATCAACGATATTCTCTGGCCCGTCTTAAATAAGAAGGTCAATAAAGGGAAGGGGAACCCCGGCGAACATCAGAAAGTCACCGGACTGGAACTGATCGACAAAGCCATCGACATCGATCAGTCTCCCATCGGACGAACTCCGCGTTCGAATCCCGCGACTTATGTCAAAGTCTTCGACCTGATTCGTGACCTGTATGCCAAACTGCCCGATTCCCGCATGCGGGGCTACAAAGCGGGACGCTTCAGTTTCAACGTGCCCGGCGGACGTTGTGAAGCCTGTGAAGGCCACGGTGCCAACAAGCTGGAGATGGACTTCCTGGCGGATGTCTGGGTCCCCTGTCCGGTCTGTGAAGGCCGTCGTTTCCATCACGAAACCCTGGAGATCCGTTACAAAGGTGCGAGCATCGCGGAAGTCCTGGACATGGACATCCAGCAGGCAATCGAACATTTCCAGAACGTCCCCAAGATTCTGAAGCTGCTCGAATCCCTGCACGATGTCGGCCTCGATTATCTGAAGCTAGGACAACCCTCGCCTACACTCTCCGGCGGTGAAGCCCAACGGGTCAAGCTGGCCCGCGAACTGGGGAAACGCTCCACCGGAAACACCTTTTATCTGCTGGACGAGCCGACCACCGGTCTGCATTTTGCCGACGTCAAACTGCTGCTCAAGGTCCTGCACCACCTGGCCGATGCCGGGAATACGGTGCTCGTCGTCGAACATCACCTGGACGTGATTAAAACCGCAGACTGGGTCATCGACCTGGGACCCGAGGGGGGCGAAGGGGGAGGCCGGATCCTAATCGAGGGCACACCAGAAGAAGTCGCCGCCTGTCCCTGGTCTTATACAGGGCTCGCGCTGAAAGAACAGACCGACCTGGTCCCTGCCAAACCACCAGCGAAAGCCAGAGGCAGACAGACCCTCACGCTCAATAATCCCCACCATCGCTGGCAGTCCGCCGTTCCAAAATCCAACGGCGCCTCTCCCAAAGACAGCCGGGAGATCACGATTCGCGGCGCCGGCCAGCACAACCTGCAGAATCTGGATGTGCAGATCACCCGCGACCAGATGAACGTCTTCTGTGGTCCCAGCGGAAGCGGTAAAAGTTCACTGGCGATGGATACGCTCTATGCAGAAGGCCAGCGGCGGTATGTCGAATCGCTGTCCGCCTATGCCCGGCAGTTCCTGGGGCAGATGCCCAAGCCCAAATTCGAACACATTCACGGCCTCTCCCCGGCAATCGCCATCGAGCAGAAAACTACCGGCCATTCTCCCCGCTCCACGGTCGGTACGGTCACTGAGATTTATGATTATCTCCGCGTGCTCTACGCCCGACTCGGGAAGATGTACTGCCCCGATTGTGACGTTCCCGTCGAAACACAAACCACCGACGAAGTCATCCAGCGAATTCTGGATATGGAAGAGGGGACGAAGCTGCTGATTCTCGCTCCCGTCGATATCAACGTCGGGCAGGCATACGACACGCTCTGGGAGAAACTCAACACACAGGGTTTCCGTCGCGTCCGCATTGACGGCACCACGTATCGCCTGGAAGACGTTCCGGATATCGACCGTCGCCGTCGTCATGAAGTCGAAGTTGTGATCGACCGCATCACCGTGGCTGCCAAAAATCGCTCCCGCATCGCAGACTCCGTCGAATCGGCGCTGGCTCTTGGGGAAGGGCTGATGTATGCCTGCTACTGTGAAGACGATGTGCCGGAACCGGAATGGGATTTCGAAACGTTCAGCCTGTATTACTTCTGCGAACAGTGTGGTCAGAGCTTCGAAGAACTGACGCCCCACAATTACTCGTTCAACAGTCCGCTCGGCTGGTGTGAGTACTGCGAAGGCCTCGGAACCGAACTGGGGACGAACCTCTCGGAACTGATTCCCGATCCGAACCGGAGCCTGGGAGAAGCCGCGGTCGCCGCCTGGCCCGACCCACGCACGAACGCCGCGTTTGCTCAGACACTGGAAGCCATCGCCCGGCAGTTCCGGATTCCCCTGGACGTCCCCTTCAATCAATTGACGGTCAAACAGCAACGCGTGATTCTCTACGGCGATGAAGAACGCTGGATCCCCCTGGATGAGAGTGGCAAAATTCAGTTCCAGTTTAAGGGGCTCTACCCGGCGATTGAGGAAGCGTCGCGATTATCATTCGCGTTCCGCAGTCGTCTGCACGAGATGACCGGCGAAGTACCCTGTTCTGTCTGTAATGGCAGCCGCCTCCGCACGGATGCCGCCGCCGTCCGCTTCCAGGGAAAAACGATTGGCCAGTTTTGCGATCTGCCGCTGCAGGCCGCTCTGGGCTTTATCAAACAGGCGAAACTCAATAAACGTGAAAAACAGATCGCTGGCGACCTGATCAAAGAAGCCACCAGTCGTCTGCAGTTCCTCGTCGATGTGGGGCTTGATTACCTCACCTTGAGCCGCCCGCTACCGACCCTCTCCGGCGGAGAGAGTCAGCGCATTCGACTGGCCGGGCAGGTGGGACGTTCGCTGACCGGGGTCTTGTATGTTCTAGACGAACCGACCATTGGTCTGCATCCGCGCGATAACACGCGCCTGATTAATACGCTGAAAAAACTGCGGGACATCGGCAATACAATTGTGATGGTCGAGCATGACCGCGAAGTGCTTGAGGCGTCTGACCGTCTCTATGATTTCGGACCCGGTGCCGGCCGCTTTGGCGGGACGATTGTCGGAAAAGGTTCTCCAAAGCAGTTGAAGCGTAGCAAAAAATCCATGACCGGTCAGTATCTGGCCGATCAGAGGACGATTGCCATCCCCAGTGAGCGGCGTGTGATCTATGAAAAACAGGGGAAAGCAGACGTTCCGCTCTCGCCCACCGGACACTGGCTGGAACTGACCGGCGCCCGCCACCACAATCTGCAGTCCGTCGATCTTCAGATACCGCTCGGCTCATTTACCTGTATCACAGGAGTTTCCGGATCTGGTAAGAGTTCGCTCATCGAAGAAACACTGGCCCGGGCAGTCACGAAAAAACTGCATCGCGCCAAGGAAGCCCCCGGTCCCTACCAGGATCTGCTGGGACTGGATCAGATCAATAAAGCGATCATTGTCGATCAGCGACCGCTGGGGAACACCCCCGCTTCGAACCCCGCGACGTATACCGGCGTGTTCGATCAGATCCGCGAACTCTTCTCACGACTGCCGGAAGCGAAGGTGCGCGGCTATCAGCCCGGTCGCTTCAGCTTTAACCGTTCCGGGGGCCGTTGTGAAGACTGTGAAGGCAACGGTCAGCGGTGTATCGAGATGCACTTCCTGCCCGATGTCTGGGTGACCTGTGAAACCTGTAACGGTAAACGTTACAATCAGGAAACGCTCTCGGTTAAATACAAAGGTAAGTCCATCGCGGATGTGCTGGAGATGTCGATCGGCGAAGTCGCGGAACTGTTCAGCAACATTCCCGCTATCCGACGCACGATGGAAACCCTCTGCGCCATCGGCCTGGATTATCTGACGCTGGGACAATCGGCGCCCACTCTCTCCGGCGGTGAATCGCAGCGGGTGAAGCTGGCAGCAGAACTCGCACGTCCCAACACAGGGAAGACACTCTACCTGCTGGATGAACCGACGACCGGTCTCCACTTTGACGATATCGCCAAACTGCTCAAAGTTTTAAACAGCCTGGTGGAACTCGGCAACACGGTGATTGTCATCGAACACAATCTCGATGTGATCAAGACCGCAGACTGGCTGGTAGACGTCGGTCCGGAAGCCGGCAGCGGCGGCGGTCAGATCATCGCCGCCGGCACACCCGAAAAACTGGTCGAACATGCGAAGGCTTATCAGAAGCAGACGAAGTCCCGGAGTAAACGCAAATCAAAACAGCCGGTCCTGCTCCGATCATATACCGGCGAGATTCTGCAGCCGATTCTCGCTTCCGGTCAACGAACCGAGCGCGAAGTCTTCGATGCACAGAGCCTCGGCGAAAAACAGGAAGGGGATCTCGATCTGAAACAGATCGGTCGCGACGCCCAGATGCCCTGGCAACAGGATGGTCGCCGCTGGCATACCCAGGATCACGTTTCGCTTTCCGGGGCCGCCTGTCAGTGGGAAGGGGCCGCCCTCGAATCGATCATTGATTTCATCGAGAACAAGGACGGCTTCGGCGAGATCAACTGGAACCATCGCAGTATTGTCGAAGTCAACGGCCCGGTGAAAAAGCAGGGCTGGTTCCTGCACGCGAACACCGGCGATGAATGGCTGTTAAGGCTCAGCTTCCGCGTCAAACGCAATACGTTCCAGCAGGAACCGCTGCGGGAGCAGCTCGCGTTG
- a CDS encoding DUF368 domain-containing protein, translated as MSDSEQSEPSSPSRFPARADLVQVGRGLLMGGADIIPGVSGGTVALILGIYQRLITAISHCDARLFQMLLRREWSAAARHLDLRFIIPLGFGILTGVVSLASLMHYLLDYHLQLTLSLFFGLILASSFLVAQMVQRWTVLNVLAFIVSTIGVYILVGEHSINPPEGNLYVFFCGMIAICAMILPGISGALILILLGKYHDVTGLLKTIPRELLKGNIDWNGLLTVLVFVLGCLLGLILFSKVLRWLLHSYHTLTMAVLCGLMVGSLRRIWPFKVDVTPYTSDQTPEMVPFKHRIYENIWPESFGGMFWSSIALIIVAALLVWGLDRLSQKYAMHDSSEM; from the coding sequence ATGTCTGATTCCGAGCAGTCTGAACCAAGTTCCCCTTCCCGTTTCCCCGCACGTGCGGACCTGGTTCAGGTGGGACGGGGCCTGCTGATGGGGGGCGCGGATATCATCCCTGGCGTTTCCGGCGGAACGGTGGCGTTGATCCTGGGCATCTACCAGCGACTGATTACCGCGATCAGCCACTGTGACGCGCGGCTGTTTCAAATGCTGCTCCGGCGCGAATGGTCGGCTGCGGCCCGGCACCTGGATCTGCGGTTCATCATTCCCCTGGGGTTTGGCATTCTGACCGGGGTCGTCAGCCTGGCGAGCCTGATGCATTACCTGCTCGACTATCATCTGCAACTGACGCTTTCCCTGTTTTTTGGCCTGATTCTGGCTTCGAGTTTCCTGGTCGCCCAGATGGTGCAGCGCTGGACCGTGCTGAACGTGCTGGCCTTCATTGTCTCCACGATTGGTGTATATATTCTGGTGGGAGAACATTCGATAAATCCGCCTGAAGGGAATCTGTATGTCTTCTTCTGTGGCATGATCGCGATCTGTGCAATGATTCTCCCCGGCATCAGCGGCGCGCTGATCCTGATCCTGCTGGGCAAATATCACGATGTGACCGGACTGCTGAAGACGATTCCCAGGGAACTGCTCAAAGGGAACATCGACTGGAACGGCCTGCTGACGGTGCTGGTCTTCGTGCTGGGCTGCCTGCTGGGACTGATCCTGTTCAGCAAGGTGCTCCGCTGGCTGCTGCACAGCTATCACACACTGACGATGGCTGTGCTGTGCGGGCTGATGGTTGGCTCGCTGAGACGGATCTGGCCGTTCAAGGTGGATGTCACGCCTTACACCAGCGATCAGACTCCGGAAATGGTTCCATTCAAGCACCGAATTTACGAAAACATCTGGCCTGAATCATTTGGCGGGATGTTCTGGTCATCGATCGCACTCATCATCGTGGCGGCCCTGCTCGTCTGGGGGCTGGACCGCCTGTCGCAGAAATACGCGATGCACGATTCCTCAGAAATGTAA
- a CDS encoding FG-GAP repeat domain-containing protein: MFKGFKIAGGKSFLVVFTLVLLGGMTAYVSADEKPRLADYYGFKPLELFKLSDRSSNMLAADMNGDKLNDLVLIDNSNSRIDILQQRTGNEDPMSEEVSDGVNFIPDDARFKHVKVPVDVSISALTVGDFNGDGRNDLAYLALPDRLIIRYQTENGGWSDRKRIRLADLQPTQWTIAAGDLNFDQRTDLIVLGTNHTYVILQDEKGDFATPRSILNTSPKLGLASIADLNGDGRNDFTYATRDGKDQVLCARLQKQDGHLGPEIRFELSSPRSVTLSEIDGKPGSEILTIDSQTGRLKVQQLEKAQAKNGEISKRLTLYGFGEEGSGRNRGFDLGDINGDGLTDVVVSDPETAQMLVYLQTKDRGLDLGQTYPGLLGVEQLRVEDVNGDGKGEVFVLSEREKIIGVSALDKQRLSFPKVLPIKGEPLAFELADLDGNQSPELIYVAKVGDKRGYSYQLQALRLNKDGSWSEYQFPSDPPNLDSPKSLVKLDANGDGIYELMAFYGLSRSPKMITLTPKQTPQLITPSGGINLDEIKPESIFIGGTKRDWILTAQNNFARRLILNSDNQWQVVDQFNAPESKARVEGAVNIDLDGEPGDEIVLIDLGVQKLRILRKESNVYRPWKEVEIGEFPLLSAHVADLNGDQRPDLVLFGRGQFGILYSGQTPPTLKEVASYESKLPQAYFTDSVAGDLNGDGAPDVVILDLRTHQVEILNFKDKPGLRHALNFKIFEEKTFSRSNRTGVDPREAVIADVTGDNRKDLILLCHDRVLLYPQDDGK, from the coding sequence ATGTTTAAGGGCTTCAAAATCGCAGGTGGAAAATCATTCCTGGTGGTATTCACGCTGGTTCTGCTGGGAGGCATGACCGCATACGTCTCTGCAGACGAGAAGCCCCGGCTCGCCGACTACTACGGTTTCAAGCCGCTGGAACTCTTCAAGCTCTCCGATCGTTCTTCCAATATGCTCGCCGCCGACATGAACGGGGACAAGCTGAATGATCTGGTGCTGATTGACAACAGCAACAGCCGCATCGATATCCTGCAGCAGCGCACCGGCAACGAAGATCCGATGAGTGAAGAGGTCAGCGATGGCGTGAACTTCATTCCCGATGATGCCCGCTTCAAACACGTCAAGGTGCCCGTCGATGTCTCTATCTCCGCGCTCACGGTCGGCGACTTTAACGGCGACGGCCGCAACGATCTGGCATATCTCGCACTTCCCGATCGACTGATTATCCGCTACCAGACCGAAAATGGTGGCTGGTCCGATCGCAAACGCATTCGCCTGGCGGACCTGCAACCCACTCAATGGACGATTGCTGCCGGAGATCTGAACTTCGATCAGCGGACCGATCTCATCGTACTTGGTACCAATCACACCTACGTCATTCTGCAGGACGAGAAGGGCGACTTCGCAACCCCCCGTTCCATCCTGAATACGTCACCCAAGCTGGGCCTGGCCTCCATCGCTGACCTCAACGGCGATGGCCGCAACGACTTCACCTATGCCACGCGAGATGGCAAAGATCAGGTCCTCTGTGCCCGTTTGCAGAAACAGGATGGCCACCTGGGACCGGAAATCCGCTTCGAACTCTCCAGCCCCCGCTCGGTCACACTTTCAGAAATTGACGGCAAACCGGGCTCGGAAATCCTCACCATCGATTCCCAGACCGGTCGCCTCAAAGTACAGCAGCTGGAAAAGGCCCAGGCAAAAAATGGTGAAATCTCCAAACGGCTCACACTCTACGGGTTCGGCGAAGAAGGCTCCGGACGCAACCGGGGGTTTGACCTCGGTGATATCAATGGCGACGGATTAACGGACGTCGTCGTTTCCGACCCCGAAACAGCACAGATGCTCGTCTACCTGCAGACCAAAGACCGCGGCCTGGATCTGGGGCAGACCTATCCCGGTCTGCTCGGAGTCGAACAGCTCCGCGTTGAAGACGTCAACGGCGACGGCAAAGGCGAAGTCTTTGTGCTCAGCGAACGCGAAAAGATCATCGGCGTCAGTGCGCTGGACAAACAGCGACTCTCATTCCCCAAAGTGCTTCCCATTAAAGGCGAACCGCTGGCATTCGAACTCGCGGATCTCGACGGGAATCAATCACCCGAACTGATCTATGTCGCGAAGGTCGGCGATAAACGCGGCTACAGCTACCAGCTGCAGGCCCTGCGTCTGAACAAGGATGGCAGCTGGAGCGAATATCAGTTTCCCAGCGACCCGCCGAATCTGGATTCACCCAAGTCGCTGGTCAAGCTGGATGCGAATGGCGACGGCATCTACGAGCTGATGGCCTTCTACGGGCTCTCCCGCTCACCCAAAATGATTACGTTAACGCCGAAACAGACTCCCCAGTTGATCACACCGTCCGGCGGAATCAACCTCGATGAAATCAAACCCGAATCCATTTTTATCGGCGGCACCAAACGGGACTGGATCCTCACCGCCCAAAACAACTTCGCCCGCAGACTGATTCTGAATTCTGACAATCAATGGCAGGTCGTCGATCAGTTCAATGCCCCCGAAAGCAAGGCCCGCGTGGAAGGCGCCGTGAATATCGATCTCGACGGAGAGCCCGGCGATGAAATCGTGCTCATCGATCTTGGTGTCCAGAAACTGCGTATTCTCCGTAAAGAATCCAACGTCTATCGTCCCTGGAAGGAAGTCGAAATCGGCGAGTTTCCGCTCCTCTCAGCGCACGTGGCTGATCTGAATGGAGACCAGCGGCCCGACCTGGTTCTCTTCGGTCGCGGTCAGTTCGGAATTCTGTACTCCGGTCAGACTCCGCCCACTCTCAAAGAGGTCGCCTCGTATGAATCGAAACTGCCCCAGGCCTACTTTACCGATTCCGTTGCAGGAGACCTGAACGGCGACGGTGCTCCCGATGTGGTCATTCTCGATCTGCGGACGCACCAGGTTGAAATTCTGAATTTCAAAGACAAACCAGGCTTACGCCACGCACTGAATTTCAAGATCTTCGAAGAGAAAACCTTTTCCCGCTCCAACCGGACCGGCGTCGATCCCCGCGAAGCAGTCATCGCCGATGTGACGGGCGACAATCGTAAAGATCTGATTCTACTCTGTCACGACCGCGTACTGCTCTACCCTCAGGATGATGGGAAGTAA